The following coding sequences are from one Lolium rigidum isolate FL_2022 chromosome 6, APGP_CSIRO_Lrig_0.1, whole genome shotgun sequence window:
- the LOC124667818 gene encoding phenolic glucoside malonyltransferase 1-like, protein MGAAGNLLVIDATVVTPSDDLPARSLPLTFFDVKWLRPPPVQRLFLYRLDRQHHHGTAQQLVSDLRRSLSMVLTLFYPLAGHVRLTPGTDRYELFYQPGDGVAFTAAEYDVHVDDLASCSDDEPVPVAKLAPLLPPLPKGRAVLAVQATVLLGGRGLALGITLHHSACDGASSTHFLHSWAAACAGVDMPPPPVIDRTLIADPKNLYGIYSKGMVPSDGAEIEFAGTSLSSYPADQLLATFTLSQELLRGIKDALAAESARHGAATMPVRCSSLIAAYSFIWSCYCRAKQGVDQTKTTYFLFSVDHRTRLDPPVPKWYLGNCLGPAIAAARHDELAADPLAGLFAAFTALADALEEAVGEGARDRWDGCVERVKEAVKAGVLSVAGSPRFGVYDVDFGFGRPAKVDIVSVAKTGAMSMAEGRGSLGGVEVGISLPPAGMERFRRCFSDATRVVGGK, encoded by the coding sequence ATGGGTGCCGCCGGCAATCTCCTGGTCATTGACGCGACGGTCGTCACGCCCTCCGACGATCTCCCGGCGCGCTCCTTGCCACTGACCTTCTTCGACGTCAAATGGCTCCGCCCGCCGCCCGTCCAGCGCCTCTTCCTCTACCGCCTCGAccgccagcaccaccacggcaccGCCCAGCAGCTCGTCTCCGACCTCAGGCGCTCCCTCTCCATGGTCCTCACGCTCTTCTACCCGCTCGCCGGCCACGTCCGCCTTACGCCGGGCACTGACCGCTACGAGCTCTTCTACCAGCCCGGCGACGGCGTCGCCTTCACCGCCGCCGAGTACGACGTCCACGTCGACGACCTCGCCAGCTGCTCCGACGATGAGCCCGTCCCGGTCGCTAAGCTCGCGCCTCTCTTGCCACCGCTCCCCAAGGGCCGGGCGGTGCTCGCCGTGCAGGCCACGGTGCTTCTCGGCGGGAGAGGCCTCGCTCTCGGCATCACACTGCACCACTCCGCCTGCGACGGCGCCAGCTCCACGCACTTCCTGCACTCCTGGGCGGCCGCTTGCGCCGGTGTCGACATGCCTCCCCCGCCCGTCATCGACCGCACGCTCATCGCCGACCCCAAGAACCTGTACGGCATCTATTCCAAAGGAATGGTGCCGAGCGACGGCGCCGAAATCGAGTTCGCTGGCACCAGCCTGTCCTCTTACCCTGCCGACCAGCTCCTCGCCACGTTCACGCTGTCTCAGGAGCTCCTGCGTGGCATCAAGGACGCGCTCGCTGCCGAGTCGGCGAGGCACGGCGCCGCAACGATGCCGGTCAGGTGCTCGTCGCTGATCGCCGCCTACAGCTTCATCTGGTCCTGCTACTGCCGAGCCAAACAGGGCGTCGACCAAACTAAAACAACATACTTTCTCTTCTCCGTCGACCACCGGACGCGGCTGGACCCACCCGTCCCGAAGTGGTACCTGGGCAACTGCCTCGGCCCAGCCATCGCCGCTGCGCGCCACGACGAGTTGGCCGCCGACCCCTTGGCTGGCCTCTTCGCCGCGTTCACCGCGCTCGCCGACGCGCTGGAGGAAGCGGTGGGCGAGGGGGCGCGGGACCGGTGGGACGGATGCGTGGAGCGGGTGAAGGAGGCGGTGAAGGCCGGCGTGCTGTCGGTGGCCGGGTCGCCGAGGTTCGGCGTGTACGACGTCGACTTCGGGTTCGGCCGACCAGCCAAGGTGGACATCGTGTCCGTGGCCAAGACCGGGGCCATGTCAATGGCCGAGGGGCGCGGCAGCCTTGGCGGTGTGGAGGTCGGCATCTCGTTGCCGCCGGCTGGGATGGAGCGTTTCCGGCGTTGCTTTTCCGACGCCACTCGTGTCG